tCTAGGAATGTTTCCAATAAACTATGggtatggttcccataatgaacATAGGATTGATACttataatgatcattttactatagaaaccattcccataatttttagaaaggttcctataaatttctttccgtgtacacggaaagaaaattatgagaactattcctataccattatgggaattgctcccataatgctataggaatggtttccataatttatgggaaccattcccttaatagtataggaatggttcccacaatatatagatttaaatcctacacggaaaaatagtatattacacacctagggaagtaaagtaagataatagatatttaggttgcattcgaaaatgctctatctctaaacatataattgagaaataaccgtgtatcttgtgaactattaacatttttaaagatataagctcatcccgacattacactcatcgagacctttcatttgagtacccacatcaatttttcatatattttttatatttatatatattatatatatgtatatatgaaaaatatatcagaatgcatgtgggtattcaaatgaaagctcttgatgagtgtaacatcgggatgagcttatatcttcaaaaatgtcaacagttcATCTGATACaacgtgaaattttttttccgtttatatagatagatagatagataaaaaatttatttggctccggaacctaagctccctcaaagccatcaatatttaaattacattggtttacataggttacaagattacttaactaattaaaggtttacaattagatttaatttaaaatgttataaaatccaaatagattatttaatacaaacaaataacttaatttaaagtcattataattctacaagaaaaaatatttaaataagatccaaaataaagattgcaattgttaattgtcatgttcaaaaaagtgattgaagcaagcatttttaaattcaaccaaattATCTACAGCCACAGTCTCAGCTGGCAGTGCATTACAGATACGTATGCCATGAATTAAGAATGAATTATCATACATGACACAATTAGCCTGCGGTATACGAAGATAGTCTTGTCGGACATCACCTCTACGCAGTGCTACAGGCAAAAAGTCTGGTTTTGAGCTGAATAGCTGCCGATAATTTAGTCGAATTTCCTTATAAAACAGACAAGCAATGAAATAGTCTCTTCTCGCTGCAAGCTTTAGCCAACGtaactttttgaaatatgGAGTAACATGTTCATATTTTGGTACTTCATAGATAAATCTAACACATGAATTCAATTTACGCtgcatctttaataataatttgtttgacaTATTCGTATACGCTGCACAACAATAATCAAAGAGAGGAATTATTAAAGTAGATACTAGCTTAATACGTAAACTTtcactaaatatttcattgtttatttttagttgtgCTAGAATACTCATAGCGCGATTGCAAAAATTTGTAACTTGATTCTCCCATGAGAGAGTACTATCTATAGTCACCCCAAGGTATTTTACAGTATTttacatgtcttcggaaggttctgggttcgaatcccagtccgagctatctaataattttttctcgcacattctataaactcacattaagatgatcctctccacattcctttctcaatcctttcctaccaatatcctgttacgtgaatgtggaacgcttcacgtaataattatcgtaactcctattctttcccgcttcacagcattatttataatagaagatatatatatatatatatatatatatatatatatatatatatatatatatatatatattataggaatcatttcgAACTCACTCCGCACGaagattttatctttattttattttgagaatgaaaaaattttctctacaAATTAGCAAAATAtaaacttataataataaattagggctaaattagaatgaattagagaaatttaaaaCCTTTAATCATTTTCCCATTTCGCATGGAATGCCCCTAAAGTAAagtcttaaatattaaaaataatgcatatagaactaaaaaaaaataacaaattttggaatgaaatattctttattaaaaCACCGAAAAGTACgaatccaaaaattaattgaagatgATCATAATTTAGAATTTggtaaaataatcaaaaagcATTTGAATCATCGAAATGTGATTTCAAGTTATTTAAGAAAGTTCTTAAGCATGGGAGTTCCAGTTGGAGTTGGCGTCGCGGTTGGAGTTCCAGTTTCCGTTGGAGCGACCGTTCCATCCGTTGGTGTTACCGTTCCATCCGTTGGTGTTACCGTTCCAGTTGTCGTTATGGTTTCCGTTCCAGTTGCTGTTGGGGGTGTTACCGTTCCAGTTGCTGTTACGGTTTCCGTTCCAGTTTCTGTTCCAGTTGCCGTTCCAGTTTCTGTTCCAGTTGCCGTTCCAGTTGTTTCCACCTACTGGGACTCCATCAACCCAGGCACCGTTGTTGTTTGAGCTTGACGAGTGGTGGCTGCTGGTAGACATGGCAGCGGCACAGGCAATAGCGGCCAAAAAGACGATGATGTAACGCATTTTGGTTGTTTTCTGTGTgatcgaagaaaaaaattaaaattttaagaaaaaaattttcctggaaaatttttggaaaattcttAAGTTTTcctggaaaattttaaaaatcattatatttttttccagtgaattatttggaaaattatagaaaattctagaaaaaTTTCCCgggaaattttggaaaattgaaatttttccggaaaatttgaaaattcatggtaatttttttcccgTGAATTTTTGGGAAATTCAGGAAAACTCTGAAATTATtccggaaaaattttttaaatcatggtAATTTTCGCTcatgaatttttgaagaattatagaaaattccaaaaagttttgccgaaaaattaaaaaaatcatgataattttttcccgtgaatttttggaaaattctagaaaaatttctcgggaaatttttgaaaattcaactttttccggaaaatttttgaattcatggtaatttttttcccgtgaatttttggaaaattcaggaaaatttttggaaaattctGAAGTTATCCCGGAAAAGATTTTTGAATCATGATAATTTTCGCCcatgaatttttgaagaattatagaaaattctaaaaagtTTTCccgaaaaatagaaaaaaacatcataaTTTTCTCCcgtaaatttttggaaaattgtaaaaaattctcgaaaaatttgcccggaaattttggaaaattcaagtttttcaggaaaatttttaaatcatggtAATTTTCTACCGTgaatttttgaagaattataaaaaattctaaaaagtttttccggaaaatttgaaaaattccaaaagaaattttccctaaaaaattgaaaaaaaattttccaacaaAATTCAGAAAGTTAAttccgtaaaaaaaaataattaaacactaacgagttttgtaattaaacaattaattaattttatcaactgAAGACTGATGTGATTACATTAAAAAGTTCAGGTATTTATATCTTGAAAttatattgattaataaacagaatattattatgtatCGAAACAATATTAGTCTTTGAGGGTATTGtcataacacaaataaagaTTTACATATTATTCCAACTGCTTACACACTCTTCAGATAATGCAATGttattgtttaaaaagttctcttattatattttataaaactacaTAGAAATTATAGAGAAAAAGTTGTTTTCTTGTAgaaaaatatctcaaaaataacCGTACAAAATTACTATGAAAAgtgttaacgaaaaaaaaaaaatacgaaaaatttttccaatttctTTAAAGAATTTGGAATtcagattttaaatttagtagAAGATTTGGACggataaatgtttaaaatttattcgggaaatgagaaaaatttatggaaaattcggaaaactcgttttccgaatttttatacataatgtcaaaataaagttttataatttgattggaaaattgtaaagaaaagcttgaaaaattcagatatttttatgaaaattcttTCGTagaaaattacagtttttctggaaaattaaaaattcgaattttcTGAATTTTCCCAGAAAATTCGAAAGTAGtatgctaaaatttttttaattaagatggAACTAAGTAActgcaaatataaatttctgaaaatcagtcggaaaattctaaagaaaagcttggaaaattcaaataaaaatttctacggAATGTTTGATCAATCAGGTTGAAGATTCTTGTCACAatctttgattaaaattttatgatagaaaattataattttccgaaaaattgaaaattacaattttccgGAAAATTGGAAAGTCGaattttccgaattttttttaaacttagttttgaaaaaagttaaaggatcgaattttttatattgaaaatacgGGAGGGGAATGCAGatacttttatgaaaattctGACGTCgaaaattacagtttttcCGGGAAATAGAAAATTcacatttttcaaattttttgtatagaaTTGAATGATTGAATATATCAATTTTGTAAGGTGGATCTGAAAATTCTGAAGAAAACCTcggaaaatttaaaagaaaatcttcgatgatttaaatgtaaaattcgTTACAATCctttaatgaaaattctactttaaaaaatcggaATTTTCCGGaaaattgaaaagttgaattttccgaatttttttaaaccttgAAGTTAAATgatcgaattttttatactgaaaataCGGGCAGAAAATGCACATGCTTTCATGAAAATTCTGAAGTGGAAAATTAGAGTTTCtctggaaaattttaaattcaaattttccgAATTTCTTGTGTGGAATTAAATGATTGAacacataaattttgaaaagtggATCGGAAAATTCTGAAGAAGAACTcggaaaatttaaaagaaaattattgatgattCAGATGAAAAATTAGTTACAATTCTTTAATGAAAATGCTATGTTAAAAAATCGGAATTTTCCGGAAAATTGAAATGTTGAATTTTccgacttttttttaaattttaaaagttaaaagctaaaatttcataagaaagtttaaataaactcGCTAAAGGTTttattatatctatatatatataagagattcccacctatatattgactcatcacgatatctctggaactataaggcgtagcgacttgaaatttggtaggaatattcctttcgccgagtagaggtcagctaagaacggattttacgaaattccacctacaaggggggttgcgggggcgttaacaatagaaaattcccatttttaacctatagctcctatcgactgcaaatttggcaggaatctcctatatgtgatgtagaaatgatctaagagcggattttacgacaatctactcccaatatggattgcgggggtggacgttaacaatgaaaattaaaaatttccgacttctagctcctacagactcctaattttgtatgaattttgtgttagtgatgtaaaaataatttatgaacgaattttacgatatcccactccacagaggaatgcgggggtgggtcttaacaatgaaaattttaaattttttagctgtagctcctaaaggctccaaatttggtaagaatctgttctatgggatgtagaaatgattcaagagcggatttaatgacagcctacccccaatatggattgagggggtgggcgttaacaatgaaaattttaaatttccgagctacaGCTCCGACAGACtcataattttgtatgaattttctgtaagtaatgtaaaaataatttatgaacgaatttaacgatatcccTCCCCACAGGGGGGTGCGGGGGTgggttttaacaattaaaattttaaattttcgagctgtagctcctataagctccaaatttgaaaagaatcTACTATATACGATAAACTGAAACTAAGGAAACGACCCAAAGTCGAAGAAAGTATTTACTAGCGTTATAGAttgaaatatagattaactatcaagttggaatactaaaataaaataataaattataaaattagtgtaAGAAAAGTAGATTTAAGCGAAAGATGTATCAGAGTTTGTTAGACAAGCTGTACATCTGGtgccaataaataataaataaaattctcttatgagtattaaaatcaataataaaatttaatgaatcataaataattatgaattatttttttttctccattcAAATTTCAATCGTTCTTGATTGGCcaatctttttaatttttgttcggTTAAAGAGGATAAATTGTCGCGGAATTCCTTAAAAAACAAGAAGGTGTCATAAAGAGCCCTGATGAATGATccctattgaaaataaaaagaaattattattgttaattattaagcaaaattaattattaactctAATACTAATCaaggaaatttaatattttacatttcGTGCTTGATCATATGCAATTCCATAAGAATCACTTCGTGATTCTTTAAAAGCCATTTCCTCATGAATGCGACCAtctctcaaaaaaattttcacaatagTAGTGCATCCAACGACATAAATCCCATCAATCTGGTCGACAAAATCTatttaagaacaaaaaaaaattcttaatgatttttgtgaaattaattgatcttatactcaaagaaaaatttaattctcaatGAAAAAAGTATTCAGAAAGACATAAGTTGTTttagagcaagaaaaaattttctacagtcaagaaaatattctTCACTAAAGAAAGTGTTACATAAGTAACTAAAATATTcgataactaaaataattaaagctatccaatatattttcttgagtcaaaaaaattgatcaatgaTGTATGGATTTGTATCAAAcatgataaacaaataatgACTATTATTGACTTAccaattatttgttttttaatttcatgagACCAATCGTGAGGTCCAAATGTTTTATCTccatttactattaattgttctaaatcaaaattatttaaatccatttcgaaaaaaaaaaattggaaaaaatttttttttaatttgttattttatatttggttattttattgttttatttattgaactttaaattttttttttatttacattagttaattattttgtaaatatacttattaataatattggtTGAATAttgtttgtaaataatattaattttttagtttataaatatgttattttagttattaaattgaaataggttaattatttgtaaatacatAACTTCAGTATGCTTATATTTAGGATGACATTTgttttgacactttttttattgtgtcaaaataaaaatattatcagaCAGCTGTcacgataaatattaaaaaaaactgatcttattgatttaataaaatctattagACCGGATTTAAGTGAGCTTAATTGAGTGAAGTTGAataatctataatttttttttattatttttaacttcccgctacgaaaatcgaaggttttcaaaaatcgggaagttattgttttcaccccgttttgcaaaaatcgagttttcatcagatctcgacgtttgaaggtcacaggaagcttccctgactatccccgcgaggttgtcacggcgtctgtatgtatgtgtgtgtgtgtgtgtgtgtgtgtgtgtgtgtgtgtgtgtgtgtgtgtgtgtgtgtgtgtgtgtgtgtgtgtgtgtgtgtgtgtgaaagtatgtgaaccgcttataacttttgaacggcttgaccgatttcatcgcggttggtgccattcgaaagggcttgaccaaacttagattttgaaaactatttggaccgattcaggtcaatagattttgagaaatcttcaaaaaactgaaaaaaaaaattttttcaaatgtggtttttttggaataacttttaaacggcttaatagttcaattccaaaaactaatcagctcttaaccttgaaaaaccacgtcgatcgccaccagtccggtcaaaatcggttgattcattcgagagatatcgtgaacgaaagaaaaccgaaaaaagtgttttttcggaataactccaaaattcctagcgcgatcaatttaaaatttaagattctttgtaaggcttgaaaaactgcgtcgaatgcttctaaccgcgtaaaaatcggtttattcattcaaaagttattgtggtttaaaaattcaaaaaatagtgtcttatcaaatctctatcagacttttgagctcgaagagctttaaaggataggaaagcaatctctttgagctcaaaataacccataaattgtatttgtgagctcgaagagctcaaaaacgtcattggtgcaattttaagcgcctaagtatgaaattagcgggaagttgcagggatggccttcaggatcaaccgttttcctaattttttttttttttgttaataaggtgattccttaataataatagaattttagtTAATGTAGTGTTGATGATAATTTAGTGAAATGCTACtcaattaagaattaattttatggatattcAAAGTGAGTGAAATCAAACCAAAAgtgatttcttctttttaatgTTCTTGCAGTCTTGgtgagtttttatttaatcgtttttctgtttcaaaatatataattcaATATACTTTGTTATTTTCctcatttaatttatcatcataattttaaataatttaatttataaagtaatcatcggaatatttatttgatctccattcaataataataacggaTTTGTCAAAACATTGCTAATTGATATattgaattatcatttatttattgttatgatgataatttaatttcttaaactattttttcaattaaattccaTCACCATATCTACCTAGGTTCAAATAaagttttgtttatttacattttataataattattcaccaATGGATTCTGAGATTCCTCTAAAAGTTGTACATATTCTCGGTGATGGCGCGTGTCTTTTTTCTTCAATGTCGTATTTATTGTATGGCACTATGTCAAAAAGTGCTTTTATTAGAAATCAGATTGTGCATCATGTATCCAACAACTGGCAGAGGttcaaatattttactcaGCAAAAATCTGGTGAACCTTATGGTACTAAACGTTTGTTCTTCGAGGACATGTCGAAGCTTTATACACAAAGATCTCTTTGTGAAGTTAAAGCGGCGGCAGAGTTGTTTTCATATCAGTTTCAAGTATATCAAGATGGCTGTTTCAGGGCTACGTTTGGTGAAGCATCAGATGTAATTAAAAGACTCAGGTTTACTGGAAACCACAACAACGGTCATTATGACGTTTTAGTTCCATTATTTGAACCAATAAGTATTGATATTACTCAACCATCGAACAATCTTGATCAAAATCTTGAAACAGAGACCAAAGatgtaacaaatttgttttcCTCTCAATTAACTTCTGACACAACTTTCTTGAGTAGTGATGGATCTGCTTTTGTAACTGAAATATCAATACGATCAAAAAGTGGAACAAAACGAAGAAAAAGATTTTCTAGCGCAATCAGAGCTAAACAACTGAAAAAAGCTGCttcaaaatatacaaaaaaccATAGAGAAGTTCATAGAGAGGCCACtagaaaatataatgaaaGTCATCCTGAAATCTTATAACAAGCCACCCAAACATATCGTcaaactcatcctgatgtagtgaaaaaaattcacaaggcTTACAACGAAAAAAATCCACACGTCAATCGAGCAGCTACTGCCAAATATCATGAAAAAAGGtcaaaatctaaattattgTCCTGGACTTCTAAACATTTGTCCGGTTTCAAGTACGAtagtagaataaattattcGAATGATAAAATTGTCAATCTTGGTCCACGTTCTCCTTGCCAATGGTGTCATGCTCTGAAATGGAAAGATGAGACTCAAGGAATGTGCTGCAGTAGTGGTAAAGTCCAACTTTCTAAGATTGGTCGTTATCCTGAATCTTTACACAGCCTATTGACTCATCAGGATCCACTATCAGaacattttctgaaaaatgCCCGTAAGTATAATGGATGTTTCCAAATGACATCTTTTGGAGCCAAAGAGGTAAGAGAAGGAAATTTTATGCCAACTTTCAAAGTTCAAGGGCAGGTTTATCACAGAATAGGCAGCTTGATGTCTGAACCTAATCAAAAGCCTTCTTTTCTTCAAATATACTTTGTTGGTGATGAATGTCATGAAAGAGACATCCGTTGTGTTATTTATCCTGGCGTTTATCCGGAATTAGTTCATCAACTGCAGAAATTGTTACATCAGCATAACAAATATCTTCAGGATTTTAAGGCTGCAATAGATTCAATTCCTAAAGATCAAAAAGACttcaaagtaataattaatgctGACAGAAAACCGGCTGGAAAACATAAGGGCCGTTTTAATGCTCCTCAGGCAAAAGAAGTTGCAGTTCTAATTGTCGGACAGGATTTCGAAAAAAGAGACATTGTTCTTCACAGTAGAGACAATAAGTTGATGCGAATTAGTGAAACACACCGCTCATATGATGCTTTACAATATCCTTTGATGTTCTGTTATGGAGTAGATGGCTATCACATCAACATATCTAAGCGTGACGAGACGACTAAACTGCCACTCAATAAGACAGTATCTGCTTCAGAATTTTACAGCTTTAGAATTATGGAGCGTGAGAGTGAAGTGTGCTATTTATTGCGATTCCGCAatcttttaaatcaatttttagttgACATGTCCGCAAAAATTGAGACTGAAAGACTTAACTATATTCGTAACAACCAAAAAAAACTGAGAAGTGAGGAATACGTTCACTTGAAAGATCCCTAGCGGTTTTgtaaatgccgaaaaaatgtcgcaattatacagtattaatgcagtattttttcagcattttttcggttgttttggtcagtttttttatcgaaaaattacggaacatttaccgtaaaaatgcgATACATTTacgctaaaaatttagaatatttacGCTGAAAATGCGGCATATTTACGGTGATAAGGCGGTAAAATGATTGTATTAaaaccatatttaaaaaatggtgtcaaattaaataacgctCGGACtgagattcgaacccagaacctcctGGGGatatgtcggctactctactaTTTGAGCTACCCGGATTATACCATActgtttttttgcttattctatatacattaagtcACACTGTCCATCTTACGAtaagcatatttaaaattaaataatataattatatatgtgaaacaatataacttttcgattttagaaaatttgcaattttctaagtgagaaattaaaaattgaaattaaaattagaatatatttacttaacatatgtattattttatattaattactgctAAATAcctaactaaaaataatattctacatattttttattcaaaaatagtatttgtttttacaaagtagcgatggagaataaaaagcaaaatttgaaatttttcattttattcatttctaacatagaaatgaactaaaaataaaactaaatctttaataattgtccattatgtcagaaaatattcggcaaaattactgtattattacggaaattatttggaattttttgggtaaaatttgggcatttatgcggtaattgtatagtatatttttggtaactgtacatcataagtgcagtatatatactggataactacaggataaaaactggccaaaacaactatagtttaaccgcattattactgaattataacggtaaatgtacggcatgagcataaatgccgaaaaattacggtatttttACGGCATTCTCAAAACCGCGAGGGATGCTTTCTCAAAAAATGATGAACAATTATCAACAATGGGAAAAATGGTTGTGTTGCCTTCTTCTTTTACTGGAGGACCCCGTTACATGCATGAGCGAACTCAAGATGCAATGACATATGTACGTCATTATGGACGGccagatttatttataacattcATCTGCAATCCTAAGTGACCGGAAATAACGCAGCTTTTGAGTAAAGGTCAACAGTCTCGTGATAGACATGACATTGTAGCGAGGGTTTTCAATGTGAAAGTGAAACATATGATAAAACTTCTTACAGTAGGTCGTATCTTTGGTGACACGAGGTGTCACATGTACACCATAGAATGGCAAAAACGTGGACTCCCTCATGTTCATATTCTATTATGGTTAGAAGAGAAAATGAGACCAGAGTCTATTGACCAAATTATCTGCGCTGAGTTACCTGATCCAGACATAAATCCAGATCTTTATCAAATTATCAAGACAACCATGGTTCACGGTCCATGTGGatctttcaatttaaaatcacCCTGTGTTATTAATGGTAAGTGCACAAAAAATCACCCCaaggaatttttaaaagaaactcAAACAGGAGATGACGGATATCCCAAGTATAGTAGACGATCACCAGCAGACGGAGGAAAAACTTTCAAACTTAACTTAGTTGAAATCGACAACCGATGAATAGTGCCGTACAATCCCGTTCTATCCCATACCTTCGGGGCTCATGTTAATGTTGAGAGTTGTAACTCTGTAAAATCCATAAAATacatttgtaattatttaaataaaggaTCTGACCAAGCATCGTTTACCGTTCAGGATCTTGATGAGGTGACGAACTACCAGGCGGGACGTTACATCAGTAGCTCTGAAGCAGTCTGGCGAATATTTCGTTTTCCTATTCATGACAGGTTTCCTTCGGTGATGCATCTTGCTGTACATCTTGAAAATTgtcaaagaatttattttactgagcAAGATGTGGTTGACAAAGTaattaatccaaaaaaaacaacaCTAATGGCTTTTCTTGAGCTTTGCCAAGTTGATGACTTTGCAAAAACTCTTTTGCATGTTGAAGTTCCAGCTTATTACGTATGGAAAAATAACCGCTTtgatagaagaaaaaaaggtAAGGTTGTTTCAGGTTATTTAGGAGTCAAGAAAGATCAAGTTTTAGGTAGAGTTTATACCGTGCATCCCGGAAATACTGAATGGTATCACCTGCGTCTTCTCTTACATGAGATTCGAGGTCCTACATCATTTTCTACTTTGAAAACTGTTGATGGAGTGATTCATCCAACATTTCAAGCAGCATGTAGAGCACTTGGTCTTCTAGAAGATGATGCTAATTGGTGTCGCACTCTGGATGAAGCTTGCATCTCTGATTCGCCCTACAAGATCCGTGAGCTGTTTGCCATTATGTTAGTTTTTTGTCATGTTGACGACCCACCAAAATTATGGGAGAAATATCGAGATTATTTTTCAGAACATATTAAGAGAGAGGTAGAACGAGACGGTGGAAATGTTGAGCTGTTACTTGATGTTATTTACAACAAATGTCTCATACTACTTGAAGATATTGTTATA
The sequence above is drawn from the Cotesia glomerata isolate CgM1 linkage group LG4, MPM_Cglom_v2.3, whole genome shotgun sequence genome and encodes:
- the LOC123263239 gene encoding insoluble matrix shell protein 4-like encodes the protein MRYIIVFLAAIACAAAMSTSSHHSSSSNNNGAWVDGVPVGGSNWNRNWNGNRNSNWNGNTPNSNWNGNHNDNWNGNTNGWNGNTNGWNGRSNGNWNSNRDANSNWNSHA
- the LOC123264011 gene encoding DNA repair and recombination protein RAD52-like, producing MDLNNFDLEQLIVNGDKTFGPHDWSHEIKKQIIDFVDQIDGIYVVGCTTIVKIFLRDGRIHEEMAFKESRSDSYGIAYDQARNGSFIRALYDTFLFFKEFRDNLSSLTEQKLKRLANQERLKFEWRKKNNS